The following are from one region of the Vidua macroura isolate BioBank_ID:100142 chromosome 15, ASM2450914v1, whole genome shotgun sequence genome:
- the PCDH1 gene encoding protocadherin-1 isoform X3, protein METPRDQRAGARHGAQRRHHPTPLQRRMNPLASCLGLWLLCQLPALASGTRAIYKVQEEQPPNSLIGSLASDYGLPDMGHLYKLEVGTPYLRVDGKTGDIYTTETSIDRESLRECQHLLPGEPCFLEFEVSITNLNANSSPRLLEGQIEVLDINDNTPNFASPVLTLSIPENTNVGTLFPIPLAMDRDSGPNGVASYELMAGPEAQELFGLQVAEDQDEKQPQLIVMGNLDREQWDSYDLTIKVQDGGNPPRASSALLRITILDMNDNAPKFEKALYEAELSENSPVGHSVLQVKANDSDQGANAEIDYSFHQASDMVRRLLRLDRATGLITVQGPIDREDIGTLKFSVVAKDKGANPKSARTQVVVTIKDMNDNAPSIEIRGIGLVTHQDGMANISEDVPVETAVALVQVSDRDEGENAVVTCVVAGDVPFQLRQASETGSDSKKKYFLQTTTPLDYESVKEYTIEIVAVDSGNPPLSSTNSLKVQVMDVNDNAPVFSQSFTEVAFPENNEPDELVMEVSATDADSGSNAKLVYSLVTDPSSKGSFTIDPDSGEIRVKAVLDREQQERYEFLVVAEDKGSPSKQGTASVAINVMDRNDNDPKFMLSGYNFSVMENMPPLSPVGMVTVIDADKGENARIQLSVEQDNGDFVIQNGTGTILSSISFDREQQSTYTFRLKAVDGGDPPRSAYVGVTINVLDENDNAPFITSPSNATYKHILPHTSPGQQVSKVKAEDIDSGINAELIYSITGGNPFELFQISPQSGDITLEKEILRKHHGLHRLVVRVNDKGKPSRHGTALVHFYVNETLANRTLLDTLVGHSLDTPLDIDIAGDPEYERSKQRSNILFGVIAGIVAVTLVIVLVVLVRYCRQREAKSGYQAGKKETKDLYAPKQASKSGKSKNKVKKSKSPKPPKPTEDEEETGLQKSLKFNLMNDSVSDSPRIHLPLNYPPGSPDLGRHYRSNSPLPSIQLQPQSPSASKKHQVVQDLPATNTFVGTGDNNSTGSEQYSDYSYRTNPQKYTNKQLPHRRVTFSAASQAQDLQDPSQHSYYDSGLEESETPSSKSSSGPRIGPLALPEDHYERTTPDGSIGEMEHPENESPERSRL, encoded by the exons ATGGAGACGCCGCGGGACCAGCGCGCAGGGGCTCGGCACGGAGCGCAGCGCCGGCACCATCCAA ctcccctgcAGCGCAGGATGAACCCGCTGGCATCCTGCCTGGGCCTGTggctcctctgccagctccctgccctggcctCGGGGACACGTGCGATCTACAAAGTGCAGGAGGAACAACCCCCCAACAGCCTCATAGGGAGCCTGGCCTCTGACTACGGCTTACCGGACATGGGGCACCTCTACAAGCTGGAAGTGGGGACCCCGTACCTCCGTGTGGATGGCAAGACTGGGGACATCTACACCACAGAGACCTCCATCGACCGGGAGAGCCTGCGGGAAtgccagcacctcctgcccgGAGAGCCCTGCTTCCTGGAGTTCGAGGTGTCCATCACTAACCTGAACGCCAACAGCAGCCCACGCCTGCTCGAGGGGCAGATCGAGGTGCTCGATATCAATGACAACACCCCCAACTTCGCCTCACCTGTCCTCACCCTCTCCATCCCTGAAAACACCAATGTCGGGACGCTCTTCCCCATCCCCCTGGCCATGGACCGGGACTCGGGCCCCAACGGCGTTGCCTCCTACGAGCTGATGGCTGGTCCAGAGGCGCAGgagctctttgggctgcaggtggcCGAGGACCAGGATGAGAAGCAGCCTCAGCTGATCGTCATGGGGAACCTGGACCGGGAGCAGTGGGACTCTTACGATCTGACCATCAAGGTGCAGGATGGGGGGAACCCCCCTCGGGCGAGCAGTGCCCTGCTCCGCATCACCATCCTGGACATGAACGACAATGCACCCAAGTTCGAGAAGGCACTGTATGAGGCAGAGCTCTCCGAAAACAGCCCTGTGGGGCACTCCGTCCTCCAG gTGAAAGCCAACGATTCAGACCAGGGCGCCAATGCCGAGATCGACTACTCCTTCCACCAGGCCTCGGACATGGTGCGGCGGCTGCTGCGCCTGGACCGCGCCACGGGGCTCATCACCGTGCAGGGCCCCATCGACCGCGAGGACATCGGCACCCTCAAGTTCTCCGTTGTGGCCAAGGACAAGGGCGCGAACCCAAAGAGCGCCCGCACGCAGGTGGTGGTCACCATCAAGGACATGAATGATAACGCACCCTCCATAGAGATCCGGGGCATAGGGTTGGTCACCCACCAGGATGGCATGGCCAACATCTCGGAGGACGTGCCAGTAGAGACAGCAGTAGCTCTGGTGCAGGTGTCCGACCGAGATGAGGGTGAAAATGCCGTGGTGACCTGTGTGGTGGCCGGTGACGTCCCATTCCAGCTGCGCCAGGCCAGTGAGACAGGGAGTGACAGCAAGAAGAAATACTTCCTGCAGACCACCACGCCACTGGACTACGAGTCGGTGAAGGAGTACACGATTGAGATCGTGGCCGTGGACTCGGGGAACCCGCCCCTCTCCAGCACCAACTCCTTGAAGGTGCAGGTGATGGATGTCAATGACAACGCCCCTGTCTTCAGCCAGAGCTTCACTGAGGTGGCCTTCCCTGAGAACAACGAGCCCGACGAGCTGGTCATGGAGGTGAGTGCCACTGACGCTGACAGCGGCTCCAACGCCAAGCTGGTTTATTCCCTGGTGACAGATCCCTCCTCCAAGGGCTCCTTCACCATTGACCCTGACTCCGGGGAGATCCGGGTGAAGGCGGTGCTGGACCGAGAGCAGCAGGAACGCTACGAGTTCTTGGTGGTGGCGGAAGATaagggcagccccagcaagcAGGGCACAGCGTCTGTGGCCATCAACGTCATGGACAGGAATGACAACGACCCCAAGTTCATGCTGAGCGGCTACAACTTCTCAGTGATGGAGAACATGCCGCCCCTCAGCCCCGTGGGCATGGTGACAGTCATTGATGCtgacaaaggagaaaatgccCGGATCCAGCTGTCGGTGGAACAAGACAACGGGGATTTTGTCATCCAAAATGGCACTGGCACCATCCTCTCCAGCATCTCTTTCGACcgggagcagcagagcacctACACCTTCCGACTCAAGGCGGTGGACGGTGGGGATCCCCCCAGGTCTGCCTATGTGGGGGTGACCATCAATGTCTTGGATGAGAATGACAATGCCCCCTTCATCACTTCCCCTTCCAACGCCACCTACAAGCACATCCTACCCCACACCAGCCCCGGCCAGCAGGTGAGCAAGGTCAAGGCGGAGGACATCGACTCAGGCATCAACGCCGAGCTGATCTACAGCATCACAGGAGGAAACCCCTTCGAGCTCTTCCAGATCTCCCCGCAGAGCGGAGATATCACTCTGGAGAAGGAGATCCTGCGCAAGCACCACGGCCTGCACCGCCTGGTCGTGCGCGTCAACGACAAGGGCAAGCCCTCGCGGCACGGCACGGCTCTGGTGCACTTCTACGTCAACGAGACGCTGGCCAACCGCACGCTGCTGGACACGCTGGTGGGGCACAGCCTGGACACCCCGCTGGACATCGACATCGCTGGCGACCCTGAGTACGAGCGCAGCAAGCAGCGGAGCAACATCCTCTTCGGGGTCATCGCTGGCATTGTGGCTGTCACCCTGGTCATCGTGCTGGTGGTCCTGGTGCGCTACTGCCGGCAGCGCGAGGCCAAGAGCGGCTACCAGGCGGGCAAGAAGGAGACCAAGGACCTGTATGCACCCAAGCAGGCCAGCAAGAGCGGGAAGAGTAAGAACAAGGTGAAGAAGAGCAAGTCTCCCAAGCCACCCAAGCCcacagaggatgaggaggagacGGGGCTGCAGAAATCGCTCAAGTTCAACCTCATGAACGACTCCGTCAGTGACAGCCCCCGGATCCACCTGCCCCTGAACTACCCTCCGGGCAGCCCGGACCTGGGCCGCCACTACCGCTCCAACTCGCCGCTGCCCTCCatccagctgcagcctcagtCACCCTCTGCCTCCAAGAAGCACCAAGTGGTGCAGGACCTGCCGGCCACCAACACCTTTGTTGGCACCGGGGACAACAACTCGACGGGCTCCGAGCAGTACTCGGACTACAGCTACCGCACCAACCCCCAGAAATACACCAACAAGCAG